TGGAGGTAAAATAATTCATTATGAAACTCTTTTATGTTTTATACAATAATGGAATTGTTTGATATTTAGATGTTATTTTTGCTccatatttacatcttataaaagCTTCTGTCAACTGTCACCAACTGCATAATCACAATTTTCCCATAGACACAATTGATTTACTTGGTCAAGGAAAATGGCATTGCTGTGCCCCTTATCTTCTCAATATGTGAGTTGTTCAACCAATGAAACAGAGTTTTATGCTTCTTTTCTCATCTTTCTCGACGTTACCTGACAAAAAGATTCATAGAAgaagaataaaatttataatttttgattatttcCCTACACAAATTTACTTCAGCTAGGTAACCAATTTTTAGAACTTTCTTATAGTACAATACATTATTAATAGACATAGATAGGTGGCACAGGTTTAGAAAATTTTAACATTTTAATCCATATGGAAGTGATTTGTGTAGTGTAAGCTCAAGAACAACCATTTATGCCTCTTCTATTAATTTTCTATCTAAAGGCGTCATGTAAAAcgagaaaagcaaaaaaaattgtTCCACTACTAAAACTATCATTATCAGAAACTTAAAGGGCAAAACAGTAACAATCTCTTTAACCAAGTTAATTAATGACTTGTCTTTCTAATAAGCTTCAAATGTGGACATATTCAAGATGCTTATAAAAGATATTAACATGAAGAAAGTAATAAAAtctatattatcaaaaaaaaatttaacataagACAAAGGAGTTCCTATGATGAGTTATTTAACCATTTTGGCTTACAAACGAAGACAAGTATTATCTTGCATCTGACGCAAGAATGGCATTATCATTGCTACAAATTAGCGTGTCAAAACTGTCACATATACAAGGGTTGCAAAAAAGCCAAGCCAGGCCAAGTACTAGGCGCTCTGGCTTGGCTTATGATATAATGGGCGCGACCAACCTTGACTTGTATGAGCTATGGGCTGAGATTCTGTTAAATTTTGGAAACATTCTATGTCCACGTACCACTCAAGAACTTGGAGCTTGAGCTTGGCTCATTTCCTAGTTGAGCTGAGAGCAATTAAGCCTATCACCAAGCCGGTCACAAGCTGTTCATGAACATCTTGGACCATTTGCTGCCATATACATGACTTCCCTGACAAACCTCATACCCAAATTTGAATATCCCTCAAAGAACAAGGGAGTAACCATTCTGGAAAGATCAGGAAGAATTATCTCAAAAGATGAACACACATCACTTGTTTACAAAATCAAAAAATGAATTTAAATAAATATCAACAAGTATTAGGCATATTCTAGAAGTGTACCTCTGAAATATCATGGAATGGAAAGGATGTCAAACCCTTAATATCGTGAAGATGTATAGCTATGACACAAAAGATGATGAAAAATGCATGTCATTTGGAATGCCTATAATGATAACCAAGTAGAAGCCGCCAGCAATAGAATCATGGTTCCAAAGCCATATTTTACTAAAGTGTCAGCATTCTCATCTTCCAGTCTTTCTTGAAAATGTCTCAACCATGCATGGAAACTACAGCTCCCCACCTAAACATAAATGTCAAAGTCAACCATTAGCTTCTTTGAAATTCTCCCATCAATAAAACATTTTGAAACTCACCTTCTTGTCCTGACTATATATTTTGTCCTCCTCAGCTTCTCTTTCTAACATCATACGGTCTGCCTCATTATCTTCCAAGACATATGGTACTTTAATTTTAGGTTCAGCTGAGAAGCCAGTGTATGCAGAGTCTGTGTGGATTGTTTTCATGACTGACCCAAAAAAATTTGTTACAGGCACCTGTTCACAGTCATAACATCCAATAGATTAACCTGATGAACTAAAATATAGGTAGTGAAATCCCAAATTATGCCCTCATTCAGCCAGCCCATTACATGTTTATTGTTCTAACTTACAAAAAAACTAAAATAGGATGCATGTATCTTGTCATGTCAACGAATACCTCACTCAGGGGTCGCTGATAGAGATCCATTCGGTAATACGCAGTAGACATCAGCAGACTTGGATTGTATGAATTAAAAAGACTGCAAATATTAAGATGTTCTTTAATGAGCACGGAAATGCGAAATTTAATAACAGATGATGTTGAgctcaaataaataatatattgttAAGTGGGGCTGATTGGTAAGATCAAAACATAAAAATAAGCATATCAAAGTCAAACACTTAGATCTATATGGTCGATTAGGTGCCACATCTCTTGATTACGAAATTTTAAGGAAGAAACAGTGGAAGGAAGCAAGTTCAGGTTTGATAAAATTTAACAGGGATATGCATGAGACAGATTTCAACACGTTCATTGAGAAATGTTGGAATCTCTATAAAGAAAAGGTTTTCCATGTCTAGTAAATTCAGGAACAAAAAATGGGCAAAATTTAAGGTTCTACATTGTTATCCTTCCAATTATACTCTTATTAAAATGTTGTTGAACAATTACTCCCAACTTATATGTCAGTGAAATTCATTGATGAAATCAAAAGTAATAGGACTCTAGTTATGATTACAGGCCAAATTTTTAGCCAATTATTGTGGTAAGCGGCACTAGCAGCTGGTGCCTTAAGTAAAAGTGTATTGGTTCATATGGGCATCCATTTGCACTTGTTTGAATACCTACATATCATGTCCATGGGATCCTCACATTAGCCAAAGGTCGCCGTAGAGGGCCAGAGGCAGGTAATGTTTTTAGATCATGAATGCCAGAACCACACAATCCTGCAAGGAATAGGGCCATCAGATTCCTTCTAAAAGGATATTCCAACATCCCTAGTTTTTGGGCTTGATTGCACAATCCCCATCTCCCACGCACACCATTTTCCTCTATCTGTTTCCACAAGTTGGGCCCCTTTGCATGATGCCACACAAACATGGCATGGGCTCTTAGAGGTTTTCCCAATTTCATGATAAAGAATAGGGGATGTACGGCAAACAGAACATTATGTTTGCTCCTTCTTGCTACTTCTCTTTACAGTCTTCTCTTCCTATTCTACATCCTCTACTTCTATTGTTTACTCTCTAGTCTCTTCAGTTATGTTTTTCCTTGTAACTATTACCACATAGTCCTAAAAGGGGTTTATTACTGCTTAATTTCTCATTCACATTCTAACTGCAAGGCATATTTATCTATTCAAAGCATCAAGGGTCTAACTTACGAGCTAAAACAAAGAATTAACATTATAACTACATACAGATTTCTGCACACCATTAAGTGTGAACAACCAACACAAATAATACGCATGGGTTTTCTCACTATTTCACATAAACATCACTCATAAGGTAGTGAATGATAAAGCCAATTCCCAATTGGTCGTATCAAGAACTCAAGGTTAACTATTAATGCTAAAACAAGCTCATGTAGAGCTTTCAGATATTAAACCAAACCATAATGGACTAAGGGAGTAAGGGTGAAGAAAAATGACAGGCATCCTGTAATGTTATGGGATTATGTAATCTGACCTAACATCACTGATCTAGTCTCCAGTGGTAGCATTCTCTCTTTGAAGATTACAAAAGAAATTGTAGACACCTTGACATCTTTCCAGTCCACACTAGAGGCAGCAAATTATAAATATCTCAAGAAGTGACTGGATAGATCATTCTGCCACATGTATAATAAAATCAGAATTCTATAttttgaaaatcttaaaaaataaacaatTCTATTTTACCTGTTCAATGAGGCATTGCTGTACATGTTCAGCTTCTCAAAAAAGGCAAGGGTATAGAATGTGAACCTATCCACAACAGAAACACCAACCTACATGTATAAAGGAAATGTTCATAATATAAGTTAATCAAACTCAAGTGGCAAGGCTATAACTAGTATACACTAACTGCTAGAGCAAACTAAGGTCTGTAATAAGACTAGCATAGCATCCTCATGCAAAGATAAATGGCATTAGAAGATCTATTCTTACATCTGAGTCAAGATGGTGAGAATAGGAATTTTCCCCTTTCATGCTACTTCCAATTGCCAAAACACCAGGAGACTGAAGCTGCAGATTGCAAGGGTGGTGTCAGAAAATCTTAAACTACCTGATGCCAATCCAACCGACAAGATTATATGGTCCAAAATGCAATCTGAGATGTTGATGCAATCTTAATTCGCATTTAACAGATTAACAAAACAAACCTAAGTTTTATAGAAGATAGAAATGTTGATGCATTTGATTGTCAAAGGAAAAACCAATGATGCTCAACTAAATCCCTAGCCTTTTTTAATCACAAATATCAATCAAACCAGCAACTCAACAATTGTAAGGAAAATTCAGCCACAAATTTTAGCATGGAACTCCATAATTTTCGCAGGGAAAAATGAGTACACATTTCTAAATGATTGCGCTCATAATATAACCATAATAGGCATGTAAAATCTCCACAGTGAGCTAGATATGCATGTCTTGGCTCCACTTTTCCATGATGTATTACATATTTTCGTCTTATAAATGCAGGCTTTTTTTAGTGTAATTTTACTGTGCTTGCCAGCAGGTGCGATTCCTTACATGGGATGGATTCACCCCAACTAACTTAGTTGAGACAGATTAAATTATGTAATAAATAGTTTGAAATTTCTTCTGACATCCACTCAACATTTGAGGATTAATATACCCATTTTCATGTGCCTTAGTTCTAGAAAAAATTCGTACAAGATTTCCCAATCAAGGGtcaattataaggtattatccaCCAACAAACCAGTCAAGCTCCCAGCATTAAAATTTTGTATACAACGCCATCCAACCCTTGTCTTTATCAATCGTATCGACACCCACATATTTCAAGAATCTTGTAGGGGCATTTTGTAGAAATGACCATTCCATTTTCATTTTTTACAGGAATGCCCCTTTTTCTGATTTTGCAACAAGCTGTTCTGGACTCGTCTTGACAAAAATTGCCCCTCGCAATATCATCTTAGAATATGGGTAGGAAGGAACAGGAGTAGGAACAAAACATACAGCATATATGAAAAAAGAAATGACAAACAGTAGATAAAGACAAGAaatggagagaaaaagagaatcaCTCATGATTATTTTTCTCACCACCCACCACCCATCATCCCACTGCTGCCCACCACCTCCAATGATTCCCACCACCATAACCAATGATCACTGTCTCCATCCACTATTATCATCGATCTCCACCAGAATAAATCCCCCTTATCCTATGTTATCCTAACAATTTTGCTCCAAAGTAAAGGAAATTGGATGGGCAAAAGGGATTTCAAAAATACAGTAATAAATAATATTTCAATACACCCATATAAAAACTATTCTGGTAAATGATAGAATAAAACTATTCAAGTATAGCCCTCCATTCTTGcaccaaattattttatttacCCACTTAGATAAAACAGGACCTAAATGTAGAGATatcctaaattaaaatataatcaagCTAAAGACATTACAAAGAAATGGTAATTAAAGACTATTTTCAGATTCTAAGGTTTTCCTTTTTCAGCACACTTTTGAGGTGAGTATAGTATTCAAGCCATGCCAAATTGGGTTACTCATTGAATCAAGCAAAAATGGTGATAGGGCATCATAAATAGAGGTGAGATAGCAAAGTGACATGCGCATCAGTTCTAGTGATGGAGCTAATATTGAGTGGAGATGGATGTTAATGGTGATAATGGAAGACTAGTAGATAACATAGTTGTGTTATGGGTATTGTGGACATTTTGGCATGTCATTGATGGAGGACCAATAGGGGATACGGAAATGGCTGGATGAAATCTCATATAGATCGGATGGCAATATGCAAGCTATTGAAGATGCCTTGTTGAGGGGATGGAGGACCTGCAGAGATTTAATACAGTGACGATGGTGGAGGAACAACGAGGCCAGGGTGAGAGAAATAGTTGTATGCATGCTAATTAGGCCGGTACTAGTTATCATTGTATAACTTAATAGATTTGCCTATTAAATGGAACAGAAAATGTTAGCATGAATATCGTAATTAGTATACTGCTCCAAAATGTTAAATATCACGGTGAGTGGCTGTTCCATGATAAGCTAAAAGGTAAAATCTGAGTTTTAGACAGCGCATATCGAAGTATTTCTTTGTTTAAGGTAAAGATAGGATGATTCTGAGTAAGAATTGTCGCAAGGGTGAAAGGTACGAGGGGCAGGTCAGCTTCAAAATTCAGACAACTTTACTAGGAGTGTTAACAAGCTTTAAAAGGAAACTTTCAGAAAATATAGCCTAAATATGTTTTGGGCCTTTTGGCTGTGAATTGTATCTATTTTACAAATTACAGATGGAATGACAATGGCTATAAATTTCATTTAAATTCTCTCTTCACAGAAAATAGTGCAACTCTCTTAGTGAAATAAAAAATCCAATTTATAACTTCATAACTTGTTTACCTCCATATTTTCATCATTTGTTTTCTTTAGTTCTCATAAATTCTTATAAATTATTACTTCAGGTCCAAGTGACCATACTGGCTTTATCTTTCTCAAAACTTTTGTTGCATGGTTCCTAGAAGCAACAAACAAGAGCAAAAGCATGAGTAAACTGATAATCAATCGTACATATGATGTTGCTTTAGTTTTGAAGGGCATAGGAAATGGACATGAAATAAGCAGAAATAGGATTGAAACCATAATTAAGAACCTCCTATTTACAACACACTGTTATTGGGTCAATATTTGCTAAGGCACTTTCCTGGCACACCTCCAATTCTCAATTCAACATTTGGTAAGGCACCTTCCTGTTGCACCTCCAGTTCTCTGTATGAAAGATGACTGTTATATCATCTTATTTTAGTTGCAGACAATAGCTTTCAGGAGCTTTTTGGTCTTTGAACTAGAGATATACACCTATACTTGCCCAAGCCTGTAAATATATTTGTGTGTCGAGATTTCCCAAATActtcattaaaaataaataaataagaatgaTCACTTTTGGGGAAAATCTTCCTCATCATGAGAAGGTTCAACTAACAGTCTGTATGAAGAAACAAAAGATGAGTACAAAGCTACTCACTTTATTAAATAAACTGAGGTTCTTTATAATGGAGACCATCTCTTATTTAAGCCCTCATGAGTTTCTTCGCACATTATGCCAAAAAGGCACACACAAAAAAAGGAAAGAACACGGATCTTCTAAGTACACAACTAAGGGGTCCTAGTGGAGTCGGGAAAGTTTACTAAGAATTTTCCTAAACAGACTATCATTAAAGCCTTCTTTCATTATGTCATTAAAATGTGCTCTGCTTTCAAGCAAAGCTTATAGATCAAGTAGGCTTCATGGAACGAATGAGATGAACTTTACAACTATCAATCTAATGTCAACCTTCAACAAATTAATACAAACTCCTAGCAACATAAGAAATAAGGATAACAGTGACATGAAACCTAGAAGACGAGTTTGTGGATATGAACCTACCGTATTTGTCGCAATTTAAGATCATGCAACCAGGGATCACCGCTCCAAAATTTCTGTAAGacttttggaacaagtctaaatAAAGAGAGCAGATAACAGAGTTTGCCAATAAGTAATTACTATCATCTCCAAGATTCAGAAAGTAACAATGAGAACAGTCCAAGAGATCAAAAGACAACAAAGATAGGACTGACAAAATTTCGATCCTGATGAAACGCCATGCATGAGACAGCTAGCACTCTCAGAACATAATTCAAGTGACAGGTAACTTCCATAAATGTAC
The sequence above is a segment of the Elaeis guineensis isolate ETL-2024a chromosome 7, EG11, whole genome shotgun sequence genome. Coding sequences within it:
- the LOC105047958 gene encoding GPI-anchor transamidase isoform X2, which produces MANTLSLYRTVKRLGIPDERIILMLADDMACNARNNYPAQVFNNENHQLNLYGDNVEVDYRGYEVTVENFLRVLTGRHESAVPRSKRLLSDEGSHILLYMTGHGGDEFLKFQDSEELQSHDLADAVKQMKEKHRFKELLIMVDTCQAATLFSQLQSPGVLAIGSSMKGENSYSHHLDSDVGVSVVDRFTFYTLAFFEKLNMYSNASLNSLFNSYNPSLLMSTAYYRMDLYQRPLSEVPVTNFFGSVMKTIHTDSAYTGFSAEPKIKVPYVLEDNEADRMMLEREAEEDKIYSQDKKVGSCSFHAWLRHFQERLEDENADTLVKYGFGTMILLLAASTWLSL